One window of the Eucalyptus grandis isolate ANBG69807.140 chromosome 8, ASM1654582v1, whole genome shotgun sequence genome contains the following:
- the LOC120286540 gene encoding uncharacterized protein LOC120286540 yields the protein MSEDHIPTKQTSVAGSSLPNTICSNMNQMEKSCPPTGLGGILQFTEQPSGGVAFSLSGSGGHISSPYCRRNKRMVGVGLVSGSDKSSVSVNGVCNSVPLHNRGVAHLSAATPNCMPFSYDIPPKKLTLPTRSDEFLHGSRTLPVLDAKGGHSSRHLGVKGIGFDKHRNNSSNINAEQTQHNRQSGMDPQNLSGPTALCSSETISAMHLLSLMNAGTHTVNLDGNTEQHQRPSFSRKYHSKEIVELDFQSYKQPSNRMHPSSDYWAKGTLSEHVSAVPTIDEPTPLSQPDRNFMGATEVAAQESLKMHKKGKKKCPEIATSNEAYNYRSQKCIFPGGNLVTNHGSNPNLDGLRNFVDAPNNVAFPLHLNAESSGKDKLGTQDRKGTLHPSQKDSEVQVCTVNKNPADFTVPEAGNRYMIGRRDLKFEKRYPFQNSPGEINFDRNHQKKQKLTGSSRC from the coding sequence ATGAGCGAGGATCATATACCCACCAAGCAGACATCTGTTGCTGGTTCTTCTCTGCCCAATACGATTTGTTCCAACATGAATCAAATGGAGAAAAGTTGCCCACCTACTGGGCTTGGTGGAATCCTCCAGTTCACGGAGCAGCCATCCGGTGGGGTTGCATTTTCTTTATCGGGTTCCGGTGGGCATATTAGCAGTCCCTACTGCAGACGAAACAAGCGTATGGTGGGTGTGGGCCTCGTGTCTGGTAGTGACAAATCTTCAGTCTCAGTTAATGGAGTTTGCAATTCTGTTCCCCTGCACAATCGAGGAGTGGCACATCTATCAGCCGCAACACCAAATTGCATGCCCTTTTCTTATGACATTCCACCGAAGAAGTTGACTTTGCCTACTAGGTCAGATGAGTTTCTGCATGGTTCTAGGACCCTGCCAGTTTTAGATGCTAAGGGGGGTCATAGCTCGAGGCATTTGGGAGTGAAAGGTATTGGCTTTGACAAGCATAGGAATAATTCTTCCAACATTAATGCAGAACAAACACAGCACAATAGACAGAGCGGGATGGACCCCCAAAATCTGTCAGGACCTACGGCGCTGTGTTCCAGTGAGACGATTTCAGCAATGCATTTACTCAGCCTCATGAATGCGGGAACACACACAGTCAATTTGGATGGAAATACTGAGCAGCATCAACGACCCTCCTTTTCTCGTAAGTATCACTCTAAGGAGATTGTCGAGTTGGACTTTCAGTCATACAAGCAGCCTTCTAACAGGATGCATCCATCATCTGATTATTGGGCTAAAGGTACCCTCAGTGAGCATGTTTCTGCAGTTCCAACCATTGATGAGCCCACTCCTTTATCTCAGCCTGATAGAAATTTCATGGGGGCCACTGAGGTTGCGGCTCAGGAATCACTGAAGATGcacaagaaagggaagaaaaagtgCCCTGAAATAGCCACATCAAATGAAGCATACAATTACAGATCACAAAAATGCATATTCCCTGGTGGTAATTTGGTCACAAATCATGGATCGAATCCAAACCTTGATGGGCTTAGAAACTTCGTAGATGCTCCAAATAATGTGGCCTTCCCTCTGCACTTGAATGCAGAAAGTTCAGGGAAGGACAAATTGGGGACGCAAGACAGAAAAGGAACCCTGCATCCTTCACAGAAGGACTCTGAGGTTCAAGTATGTACAGTTAACAAAAATCCGGCTGATTTTACCGTGCCAGAAGCAGGAAATAGGTATATGATCGGACGGAGGgacctaaaatttgagaagagaTATCCCTTTCAGAATTCACCAGGCGAAATTAATTTTGACCGCAATCAccagaagaagcaaaagctcaCTGGATCAAGTCGGTGCTGA